The Enterobacter asburiae sequence CGCGTTAAAAAATAACCTTCAGCAAATTCACAATAGCTTTCGGTCGACATCTCGCGACTTAACGCCGGGTAGAGCAGCAACTGATGCTCTATATGAGGTCCGCCGCGATCCCGGGCCAGCAGCGTTGCCGCGGCAGCAAGATTACCGCCTGCACTGTCACCGCCCACCGCCAGACGGGTTGCATCTATCCCCAGAGCCGCGGCCTGTTCACTGGCCCAGCACAGTGCCTGATAAACATCTTCTAACGGCCTTGGGAAGGGGAACTCCGGCGCCAGACGGTAATCCACGGAGAGTATTTTCCGGCCAGTAGCATTAGCCAGTGCCTGACAGGGCCGATCGTACAGCGACAGCGACCCCAGACACCATCCGCCGCCGTGAGCAAACAGCATTGCAGGCTGCGCGATATCTGCGTTTGAGGCAGCAGGCGTATAGGCGCGAAGGCCGATAGCGTAGCCATCATCGGCGATAACAACATAATGTTGAATGGCGTCACCGGTTTCCTCCTCGCCCTGTAGCCGCAACAAACCCGCGTCGGTGGCGGCACGCAAGTCGGCTAACGACGCTGGCTGTGGCGCGCCCGATGATGCAGCCAGAAAGTCAGCAATGTGTTTATCAAGCGGCACGATCGGTGTCCTCTGAGAGAAAGGGTACAATCAGCCCAATAAACGCCTCATAGCACTCTTCGGTAATAAAATGCCCGCAGTCAGCCACCGTCTCGCCCCGTAGATCCAGGGCATTACCCTGCAGGGTTGTCAGCGGCGCATCACGCGTCGCATGTTCCGCTCCCACCGTCAGTACCGGCATGGTTAAAGGCGTTTGCGCGCGGAACTGGTTTTGCCTGATGGTTTCCGGGATCGCACGATAATAGTCAAAGCCTGCACGCAGTCCTCCCGGTGTCGAATAGGCGTCGATATACACCTGAGCAGCCACCCGCTCCCGGCGATGTGCCCAGCGGTCGAAAATAAAGCTGAGATAGTGTGATTCACGCCCGCAGGTCAGGGTTTCGGGTAAATCCGCCAGCTGATTAAACATGAAGTGCCAAAGAAAAATGTTCTCTTCCGGTGCGACGAAAATCGGCGGCGGAGGAGCCAGGCCTGGGATAACCGCTTCGGTCAGCACAAGACGCTCCACCGCATCAGGAAAATCGCTTGCCATGGCGTAACCAACCCACATGCCAATATCGTGGCCCACTATGCGGTACTGTGAATGCCCCAGTTGCGCCATCAGTGTATGCAGGATGGCGCCAACGCGTCCGGTGTCATAGCCGTCGCGCGGTTTATCGGAATCCCCGATGCCGGGTGGATCAACCGCTATCGCCTGAAACCCCGCCTGCGCCAGCGCCTGCATGACGTAGCGCCACGTATACCAGGTTTGAGGCC is a genomic window containing:
- a CDS encoding alpha/beta hydrolase, coding for MPLDKHIADFLAASSGAPQPASLADLRAATDAGLLRLQGEEETGDAIQHYVVIADDGYAIGLRAYTPAASNADIAQPAMLFAHGGGWCLGSLSLYDRPCQALANATGRKILSVDYRLAPEFPFPRPLEDVYQALCWASEQAAALGIDATRLAVGGDSAGGNLAAAATLLARDRGGPHIEHQLLLYPALSREMSTESYCEFAEGYFLTRDAMAFCWEHYLGDRRHPCAEPLHMASLRDLPPATILSCEYDPLRDEAEAYARRLDEAGVPVRCERLPGMVHACIHMTGLTPAARRLFERARI
- a CDS encoding alpha/beta hydrolase gives rise to the protein MEQQYDGILNQDLRAEHVYTKVDGQRIHCVVAGKGHPVLLIPGWPQTWYTWRYVMQALAQAGFQAIAVDPPGIGDSDKPRDGYDTGRVGAILHTLMAQLGHSQYRIVGHDIGMWVGYAMASDFPDAVERLVLTEAVIPGLAPPPPIFVAPEENIFLWHFMFNQLADLPETLTCGRESHYLSFIFDRWAHRRERVAAQVYIDAYSTPGGLRAGFDYYRAIPETIRQNQFRAQTPLTMPVLTVGAEHATRDAPLTTLQGNALDLRGETVADCGHFITEECYEAFIGLIVPFLSEDTDRAA